From one Verrucomicrobiota bacterium genomic stretch:
- a CDS encoding LysM peptidoglycan-binding domain-containing protein — MFRSVVWGILCCVTSLCAGKSFTPPLREEVSALSFEVSALQTEVRNLTATVQSLQKEVEVQKLARDTLSDALREKVQKLVTDALTPYVNREELVPQFQTFSAQVSEELTALAERFQVALNRIIAVLNAQHCLSEVAQGTMKNPGEGIAYEVKAGETLEGIAKKFDTTVETLEKLNFFPKKGQVTPGQMLFIPIKGAK, encoded by the coding sequence ATGTTCAGGTCCGTCGTGTGGGGTATTCTGTGTTGTGTGACGTCCCTTTGTGCGGGAAAAAGTTTCACTCCTCCGCTTCGAGAGGAGGTCAGTGCGCTTTCCTTTGAGGTATCGGCTCTTCAAACTGAGGTCCGTAATCTCACCGCAACCGTACAAAGTCTCCAAAAAGAAGTTGAAGTCCAAAAGCTTGCCCGGGATACGTTGAGTGATGCGTTGCGTGAAAAGGTCCAGAAATTGGTGACGGATGCCCTAACGCCATACGTCAATCGTGAAGAACTCGTCCCCCAGTTTCAGACATTTTCGGCGCAGGTTTCCGAAGAACTCACAGCGCTTGCAGAACGCTTTCAAGTCGCGCTCAACCGTATTATCGCGGTGCTCAACGCGCAGCACTGTTTGTCCGAGGTAGCTCAGGGAACGATGAAAAATCCGGGCGAAGGCATCGCTTATGAGGTCAAGGCCGGAGAGACGTTAGAGGGTATCGCTAAAAAATTTGATACGACGGTCGAGACGCTCGAAAAGCTCAACTTTTTCCCGAAAAAGGGCCAAGTGACGCCTGGTCAGATGCTCTTTATCCCGATTAAAGGAGCGAAGTAG
- the acpP gene encoding acyl carrier protein, translated as MAEKSIEQRVKEVIVNSLNVSEDKVTDDASFLEDLGADSLSTVELMMAFEDEFENEIEGGIPEEDAEKLLTVKDVVNYIKSRLA; from the coding sequence ATGGCCGAAAAATCGATCGAACAAAGAGTTAAAGAAGTCATCGTCAATTCGCTGAACGTAAGCGAGGATAAAGTGACGGACGATGCCTCGTTTTTAGAGGATCTCGGCGCCGATTCCCTCAGTACTGTCGAACTCATGATGGCCTTCGAAGATGAATTTGAAAACGAAATCGAAGGCGGTATTCCCGAGGAAGACGCGGAAAAATTACTGACCGTCAAGGACGTTGTGAATTATATTAAGAGCCGCCTCGCATAG
- a CDS encoding type III secretion system chaperone, whose product MEQVIKDFGNEIGAELEIDEDAYCCLAVGDDMQVHLKFNEHFNGLILYSELGELPDFGRKEILRHYVYENGQPTSGGMTFSYDADNKQIGMAHLLYKDFLDLENFKKVLEKFIERNLQEKDKIASYLQGDLPKDEIQFIEEEDTEEAPAGPML is encoded by the coding sequence ATGGAGCAAGTGATCAAGGATTTTGGGAATGAAATTGGAGCGGAACTTGAAATCGATGAGGACGCTTACTGCTGTCTTGCGGTTGGCGATGATATGCAAGTTCACCTGAAGTTTAATGAGCATTTTAACGGTCTCATTCTCTATTCTGAGCTGGGAGAGCTTCCTGATTTCGGCCGAAAAGAAATCCTGAGACACTACGTTTACGAAAATGGGCAACCTACTTCTGGCGGAATGACTTTTAGCTACGACGCCGACAATAAGCAAATCGGTATGGCACATCTCCTTTACAAGGATTTTCTTGATCTTGAAAATTTCAAAAAAGTTTTAGAAAAATTTATCGAGCGTAACCTCCAAGAAAAAGACAAAATAGCAAGTTACCTTCAAGGTGACCTCCCGAAAGACGAAATCCAGTTTATCGAAGAAGAGGACACTGAAGAAGCGCCCGCTGGACCAATGCTGTAA
- a CDS encoding NUDIX hydrolase — MEGDMPSRWKLQRQALVLNCPIFQVYAKQFEHPIDHRHGTFYTIEANDWVQVIAITPEQQLILVKQFRFGTQEFSLEPPGGIMDAGEDPIHAAARELREETGYVGEPGHELLSLYPNPAMMNNRLHIVLIEQCQRIDTQHLDPNEEISIMLVSPEECRRCIDEGNINHGIAALSLLVYFFEKNGF, encoded by the coding sequence ATGGAAGGTGACATGCCGAGCCGTTGGAAACTGCAAAGACAAGCATTAGTGCTCAATTGCCCGATTTTTCAGGTCTATGCGAAGCAGTTTGAACACCCGATCGATCATCGTCACGGGACTTTTTATACCATCGAGGCGAACGACTGGGTGCAGGTGATTGCCATAACGCCGGAACAGCAGCTTATTCTGGTAAAACAATTCCGTTTCGGAACACAGGAATTTTCGCTCGAACCTCCCGGAGGTATTATGGATGCCGGTGAAGATCCGATTCACGCCGCGGCCCGAGAACTCCGCGAAGAAACGGGTTATGTCGGTGAACCCGGACATGAATTATTATCGCTTTACCCCAATCCGGCGATGATGAATAATCGGCTCCATATCGTCTTAATCGAGCAGTGTCAACGAATCGATACACAACACTTAGATCCCAATGAAGAAATTTCGATTATGCTCGTCTCACCGGAAGAATGCCGTCGATGTATCGATGAAGGGAATATTAATCACGGCATTGCGGCGCTCTCACTGCTGGTATACTTTTTCGAAAAAAATGGGTTTTAA
- the gyrB gene encoding DNA topoisomerase (ATP-hydrolyzing) subunit B, producing the protein MSVDVPPKQSDAYDSSKIQKLEGLEGVRKRPDMYIGDTLERGLHHCVFEIVDNSIDEALAGFCKNVTVTLHIDGSCSIEDDGRGIPVDIHPKYKIPALELVMTNLHAGGKFGKGAYQVSGGLHGVGAKCVNAVSEDFEVEVRRNGHVYSMSFSRGKTTKPMTITGDATKTGTRITFLPDPEIFTETREFRYDLLAKRLRELAFLNSGITIAISDERTNKREIFNFRNGIAEYVEFLNRGKAPIHNEVIALSGNAEGHGGTVTVDVAMQYTNTYNDQICAYANSIGNVEGGTHLSGFRTALTRVINAFAKANNLVKDKDPQLTGDDVREGLTAVISVKVPEPRFEGQTKTKLSNSEVDGIVQKIVGDNLKYVLETKAGLGKSIVEKCLNAARAREAARKARETVRKSALSAGGLPGKLADCSEKDPAKCELFIVEGDSAGGSAKQGRNRATQAILPLFGKILNVEKARLDRVLSSEAIRMIITACGTGIGQHDDSGGFDADKCRYHKIIIMTDADVDGSHIQTLLLTFFFRQMRELIERGYVYIAQPPLYKIKRRKKERYVDNDAEMNRILLELGEEDVTLIRLVDSHAFSKEEVSKIIGIFARIELLGANILRHGCPLPLYLDQHTPENVLPKFIVRIRSGNEESYQFLFNEDERLEFYTEYGITDHIFEGSATRELEIDGVKIRQRITVHEIFEASSLKNLLDQLTELGLDLSTFEPTKQPRYHLVENIGTDHESVLEMYSGIEMVSKIRELGRRGLSIQRYKGLGEMNPKQLFETTMDPMTRKLLKVSIDDAAAADRVFSMLMGEDVAIRRAFIEDNALNASYIDA; encoded by the coding sequence ATGAGCGTAGACGTCCCGCCGAAGCAGAGCGATGCGTATGATTCCTCCAAAATTCAGAAGCTCGAGGGCCTCGAAGGCGTCCGTAAGCGCCCCGATATGTATATCGGCGATACGCTCGAACGTGGCCTCCATCACTGTGTTTTCGAGATCGTCGATAATTCCATTGATGAGGCACTCGCCGGTTTTTGTAAAAATGTTACCGTAACACTCCATATCGATGGTTCCTGCTCCATCGAAGACGATGGCCGTGGAATCCCAGTCGATATCCATCCTAAGTATAAAATCCCTGCACTCGAGCTCGTTATGACCAATCTCCATGCGGGCGGTAAGTTCGGCAAAGGTGCCTATCAAGTTTCTGGTGGATTACACGGTGTTGGAGCCAAATGCGTTAATGCTGTCTCGGAGGATTTTGAAGTCGAAGTACGCCGAAACGGGCATGTCTATTCGATGAGCTTTTCACGCGGTAAGACGACCAAGCCGATGACCATTACGGGAGATGCGACTAAGACTGGTACACGGATTACATTTTTACCCGATCCAGAGATCTTTACCGAAACCCGTGAATTCCGCTACGACCTTTTAGCAAAGCGACTCCGGGAGCTCGCATTTTTAAACTCCGGCATCACCATCGCGATTAGCGATGAGCGTACGAATAAGCGCGAAATCTTCAACTTCCGGAACGGGATCGCGGAGTATGTTGAATTTCTCAATCGCGGGAAAGCGCCCATTCATAACGAAGTGATTGCGTTGTCGGGCAATGCCGAAGGCCACGGCGGAACGGTAACCGTTGACGTCGCGATGCAGTACACGAATACCTACAACGACCAGATTTGCGCCTATGCCAATTCGATCGGCAATGTTGAGGGCGGTACACATCTTTCGGGCTTCCGTACCGCACTCACACGCGTGATTAACGCTTTCGCCAAGGCCAATAATCTTGTTAAAGACAAGGATCCACAGCTTACCGGTGACGATGTCCGCGAAGGTCTAACGGCGGTTATTTCCGTCAAGGTTCCCGAACCCCGATTCGAAGGGCAAACGAAAACCAAGCTCTCAAACAGCGAAGTTGATGGCATTGTCCAAAAAATTGTCGGCGATAACCTCAAATACGTCTTGGAGACCAAGGCCGGTCTTGGAAAATCAATTGTCGAAAAATGTCTGAACGCCGCTCGGGCCCGCGAAGCCGCTCGTAAAGCTCGCGAAACCGTTCGTAAAAGTGCACTCTCTGCCGGAGGACTTCCTGGGAAACTCGCGGATTGTTCCGAAAAAGATCCGGCTAAATGTGAGCTCTTCATCGTCGAGGGAGATTCTGCAGGGGGATCCGCAAAGCAAGGCCGTAACCGGGCCACACAGGCCATATTACCGCTTTTCGGAAAAATCCTCAATGTCGAAAAAGCACGACTCGACCGTGTACTGAGCAGCGAAGCAATCCGCATGATTATTACCGCCTGCGGAACCGGTATTGGCCAACATGACGATAGCGGTGGCTTCGATGCCGATAAGTGCCGTTACCATAAGATCATCATCATGACCGATGCCGATGTCGACGGTTCCCATATTCAGACATTGTTGCTGACCTTCTTCTTCCGGCAAATGCGCGAACTCATCGAGCGCGGATACGTGTATATCGCTCAACCACCTCTCTATAAAATTAAACGCCGTAAAAAAGAGCGCTATGTGGATAACGATGCCGAGATGAATCGTATCTTACTCGAGCTCGGCGAAGAGGATGTAACGCTCATCCGGTTAGTCGATTCCCACGCCTTTTCAAAAGAAGAGGTTTCAAAAATTATCGGTATTTTTGCACGTATTGAACTGCTGGGAGCCAATATCCTCCGTCACGGCTGTCCTTTACCGCTCTATCTCGATCAACACACACCGGAAAATGTTCTCCCCAAGTTCATTGTTCGTATCCGTTCGGGGAACGAAGAATCATACCAGTTTTTGTTTAATGAAGATGAGCGCTTGGAGTTTTACACGGAGTACGGCATTACCGATCATATTTTTGAGGGTTCTGCAACGCGCGAACTCGAAATCGATGGCGTTAAAATTCGTCAACGGATTACCGTTCATGAAATCTTTGAAGCATCTTCCTTAAAAAACCTCCTCGATCAACTGACAGAACTCGGTCTCGACCTCAGTACCTTCGAGCCCACCAAACAACCGCGTTACCACCTTGTTGAAAATATCGGTACCGACCACGAATCCGTTTTAGAGATGTATTCGGGAATCGAAATGGTTTCTAAAATCCGCGAACTTGGCCGCAGAGGTCTCTCGATCCAGCGCTATAAAGGTCTCGGAGAAATGAACCCTAAACAGCTCTTTGAAACAACGATGGATCCTATGACCCGTAAACTTTTGAAAGTTTCTATCGATGACGCGGCCGCCGCGGATCGTGTCTTTTCGATGCTTATGGGCGAGGACGTCGCTATCCGCCGTGCATTTATCGAGGATAATGCCCTTAACGCCTCGTACATTGACGCCTAA
- the tyrS gene encoding tyrosine--tRNA ligase, translating into MDVLEQLTNGVDTLVNCELLAKKLAERRPLRVKLGVDPTRPDLTFGHMVVFNKLRQFQDLGHQAILLIGDHTATVGDPSGRSATRPVLTQDEVEQNAKTYLEQVFRILDPSKTVVRRNSEWFRKMTFDDMLIIARKMTVARMLERDDFAKRYHDNAPISIVEFLYPLMQGYDSVMLEADVELGGTDQLFNLLVGRTLQKDYGQPEQVVMTMPLLVGLDGERKMSKSYDNYISFNHSAAEMFGKIMSIADETMWIYFKLLLLYSDAQVENLHHQHPMEVKKLLAKTLVARFYGDEVASDECRQFESVFSKKELPDVMPEVALAALPEEKRMLADIMGVSQLFESNREIRRLIDQGAVKVNGVKVADPRHPIVPDDVIQSGKRVFFKVTA; encoded by the coding sequence ATGGATGTGCTGGAACAGTTGACCAATGGTGTCGATACCCTCGTAAACTGCGAATTGTTGGCGAAAAAGCTCGCAGAGCGCCGCCCGTTACGCGTAAAGTTAGGGGTCGATCCGACACGCCCGGATCTGACCTTCGGGCATATGGTGGTTTTCAATAAACTGCGGCAATTTCAAGACTTGGGGCACCAAGCGATTCTTTTGATTGGCGACCATACCGCGACCGTCGGTGATCCGTCGGGGCGTTCTGCGACGCGTCCTGTCCTTACACAAGATGAGGTCGAACAAAATGCGAAAACTTACCTCGAGCAGGTCTTTCGTATTCTTGATCCTTCGAAAACGGTCGTCCGCCGAAACAGCGAGTGGTTTCGGAAAATGACATTCGATGATATGCTCATCATTGCACGGAAGATGACGGTTGCGCGAATGTTAGAGCGTGACGATTTCGCAAAGCGCTATCATGATAATGCTCCGATTTCGATTGTTGAGTTTTTGTACCCGTTGATGCAAGGGTATGACTCGGTGATGCTCGAGGCGGATGTCGAGCTCGGTGGTACGGATCAGCTCTTTAATCTTCTCGTGGGGCGCACGCTCCAAAAGGATTACGGGCAACCCGAGCAAGTAGTGATGACAATGCCGCTTCTCGTGGGACTCGACGGCGAACGCAAGATGTCGAAGAGCTACGATAATTATATTTCGTTCAACCATTCAGCTGCTGAAATGTTTGGAAAAATCATGTCGATTGCGGACGAGACGATGTGGATCTACTTTAAATTGCTGCTACTGTACTCAGACGCACAAGTCGAAAACCTTCATCATCAACACCCAATGGAAGTTAAAAAGTTACTAGCAAAAACACTCGTCGCGCGATTTTATGGGGACGAAGTTGCAAGCGATGAATGTCGCCAGTTTGAGTCGGTTTTTTCGAAAAAAGAGCTTCCCGATGTGATGCCCGAAGTTGCGTTAGCGGCGCTACCCGAGGAAAAGAGAATGCTCGCGGATATCATGGGGGTTTCTCAGCTCTTTGAAAGTAATCGCGAAATTCGGCGACTCATCGACCAGGGAGCAGTGAAAGTTAATGGCGTAAAAGTTGCCGATCCGAGACATCCGATCGTTCCAGATGATGTGATTCAATCCGGGAAGCGCGTATTTTTCAAAGTTACAGCTTAG
- a CDS encoding MATE family efflux transporter — translation MRLTKYEPGSFAEIWTLAWPMVLAAMSNYLMSLVDRSFLGRYSTEAMVAATGAYTVYWTHVRTMMSFIAMATVIVSQCHGAHSYRQIGRIVWQVLYVAFGYYMVLIPCAIFSKDLLADAYSTLGAPYLSIILLTLPFHLAGYGAIGAFFLGIGRTRIVPVVMIISNVVNIVLDYLLILGHGGFPRLGIIGAGLAMGIAQMVAFSIFLYLFLRRPFRRYYHTHVPIFCWPLMKRLFSSGTPNAINSLFNAGGLALVFQIVGKVCSPDAIVAFSVAHTIHLAFWSFTDGLGKGVCTICSNYIGNGQMWRLRKIIRPLLTLMGIFGAVTAIFMVIAPQLVLPIFDIPNTSPEFFAVFRSVLFWAWVALVIDSVRWLTQNALISAGDALFTMFSNVGCFWGFSLLPISLMVYVYRCAGARFCWQCFATDAGIRIILNWLRFCSKRWRYHARRSFRVSRMDRQMRRRSRNARRASI, via the coding sequence ATGAGGTTGACAAAATATGAGCCCGGAAGTTTTGCCGAAATTTGGACCCTTGCGTGGCCAATGGTCCTCGCTGCGATGTCAAACTACCTCATGAGTCTTGTCGATCGCTCATTTTTAGGGCGGTACTCGACGGAGGCGATGGTTGCTGCAACGGGCGCCTACACCGTTTATTGGACACACGTACGAACGATGATGTCGTTTATCGCGATGGCGACGGTGATTGTCAGTCAATGTCATGGTGCGCACAGTTATCGTCAAATTGGGCGTATTGTTTGGCAGGTTCTCTACGTGGCCTTTGGATATTACATGGTACTCATTCCCTGTGCGATTTTCAGTAAAGATCTGTTGGCGGATGCTTACAGTACACTCGGAGCACCCTACTTATCCATTATTCTTCTGACCTTACCATTTCATTTAGCGGGGTATGGTGCGATTGGAGCATTTTTTCTGGGGATCGGTCGAACACGGATTGTACCGGTTGTGATGATCATCTCCAACGTCGTCAATATTGTTCTCGATTATTTATTAATCTTAGGTCATGGTGGATTTCCACGCTTAGGGATTATTGGTGCGGGCTTAGCGATGGGGATTGCGCAGATGGTCGCGTTTTCCATTTTCCTCTACCTCTTTTTACGGCGTCCATTCCGCCGCTATTACCACACGCATGTACCCATTTTTTGTTGGCCATTAATGAAGCGTCTCTTTTCGTCCGGGACTCCAAATGCGATTAACTCTCTATTTAATGCGGGTGGGTTAGCGCTAGTTTTTCAAATTGTCGGTAAAGTTTGTTCGCCGGATGCGATCGTTGCATTTTCGGTTGCCCACACCATTCACCTTGCATTTTGGTCGTTTACCGATGGTCTCGGCAAGGGCGTTTGTACCATTTGTTCAAACTATATCGGGAACGGCCAGATGTGGCGTTTACGAAAAATCATTCGGCCACTACTGACGCTGATGGGTATCTTTGGTGCGGTAACCGCGATTTTTATGGTGATCGCGCCCCAACTTGTCTTGCCGATTTTTGATATTCCCAATACCTCTCCCGAATTTTTTGCCGTATTCCGTAGTGTCTTATTTTGGGCGTGGGTTGCTTTGGTGATCGACTCCGTTCGCTGGTTAACACAAAACGCACTCATTTCTGCGGGGGATGCGTTATTTACGATGTTTTCAAATGTCGGATGCTTTTGGGGATTTTCATTGCTACCGATTAGCCTCATGGTCTACGTCTATCGTTGCGCGGGAGCACGGTTTTGCTGGCAGTGCTTTGCTACGGATGCGGGGATACGGATCATTTTAAATTGGCTTCGTTTTTGCTCGAAACGCTGGCGGTATCACGCACGTCGTTCTTTTCGGGTTTCGCGAATGGACCGGCAGATGCGTCGCCGTTCGCGAAATGCACGTCGGGCTTCAATATAG
- the fabF gene encoding beta-ketoacyl-ACP synthase II yields the protein MSDLRRVVVTGLGAITSLGHSVSELWSNLIAGRSGISKIRLFDVTGYPCQVGAEVSDFRPEDYMDSREARHSDRFTHLACGAVQKAIDDGDFDLKNFDPYRVGVIIGTGIGGVTTIQHQTKRFHELGPLRVSPFMIPSLICNIAPGMVAITYGFKGPNFSVVTACSSASHAIGEAYHMLKLGKADAIFTGGSEGSMTGLSFSGFCMMKAVSTHFNDTPKRASRPFDAKRDGFVMGEGSGILLLETLESALARKAKIYCEVVGYAASGDAHHMTSPDPEANGLASCLKNLLQETKLNPQDVDYINAHGTSTVLNDKTETLAIKKVFKEYAQHLKISSTKSMTGHLLGAAGAIEAIACAKAIETGIIPPTVNYENPDPDCDLDCVPNRAIQQPVNVAISENLGFGGQNAALMFQKYR from the coding sequence ATGAGCGATTTACGCCGAGTCGTTGTTACCGGTTTAGGCGCGATTACGTCGCTCGGCCATAGTGTTTCTGAGCTTTGGTCTAACCTCATCGCGGGTCGGAGTGGGATTTCTAAAATCCGACTCTTTGACGTTACAGGCTATCCCTGTCAAGTGGGTGCAGAGGTATCTGATTTTCGCCCAGAGGACTATATGGATTCCCGAGAGGCGAGGCATAGTGATCGGTTTACGCACTTAGCTTGTGGTGCGGTTCAGAAAGCAATCGACGATGGGGATTTCGACTTGAAAAACTTTGATCCCTACCGCGTTGGCGTAATTATTGGCACAGGGATTGGCGGCGTAACGACCATTCAGCATCAGACTAAGCGCTTTCATGAGCTTGGTCCATTACGGGTCTCACCGTTCATGATTCCATCTCTCATTTGCAATATCGCCCCGGGGATGGTTGCGATTACCTACGGCTTCAAAGGCCCCAATTTTTCCGTCGTCACGGCTTGTTCTTCCGCCTCACATGCCATCGGAGAAGCCTACCATATGTTGAAACTCGGTAAAGCCGATGCAATCTTTACCGGTGGTTCCGAAGGCTCCATGACAGGCTTGAGTTTTTCGGGTTTCTGCATGATGAAGGCGGTTTCAACACACTTCAACGACACACCAAAACGTGCTAGTCGGCCATTTGATGCCAAACGCGATGGGTTTGTAATGGGAGAAGGATCTGGTATTCTGTTATTAGAGACCCTAGAGAGTGCTCTCGCCCGGAAAGCAAAAATTTACTGTGAAGTCGTCGGTTACGCGGCCAGCGGCGATGCGCACCACATGACGAGCCCCGATCCAGAAGCGAACGGCCTTGCCAGTTGCCTTAAAAACCTCCTTCAAGAGACGAAACTCAATCCGCAGGATGTCGACTACATCAATGCGCATGGGACTTCGACCGTGCTCAACGACAAAACAGAGACGCTCGCGATAAAAAAAGTCTTCAAGGAATACGCTCAACATTTAAAAATCAGTTCCACCAAAAGTATGACGGGACATCTCCTAGGCGCTGCAGGCGCAATCGAGGCAATTGCTTGTGCGAAAGCGATCGAAACAGGAATTATCCCACCAACAGTCAATTACGAAAATCCCGATCCTGATTGCGATCTCGACTGCGTTCCCAATCGTGCAATTCAGCAACCTGTGAATGTCGCTATTAGCGAGAATCTCGGTTTTGGCGGACAAAACGCGGCATTAATGTTCCAGAAATATCGGTAA
- a CDS encoding aminotransferase class V-fold PLP-dependent enzyme has product MGFNPQAFRQQFPILATQNRFGKPLFYLDNAATTQVPEVVIQAIDTHFRRQNANIHRSVYDLGTQSELMYESTRQAIASYIHAASAGEIIFNSGATEGLNWIASQFTYLTPEDEILVTIQDHHSNILPWQRLSATVRFIGMTPEGDFDEDDFQKKLSPQTKVVSIAQYHNVLGTINPVKRIAKAAHQVGALCVVDGAQALLHGPIDVQEMDCDFWVTSAHKAYGPTGIGFLYGKSALLNNCQPVRFGGGIVERIFTGRPAIFRSIPERFEAGTPNIIGVAGLRAAIQFLNNLDWDSLQKYLQKLQDELLERLLPEVYILCPQNRRIPIVAWTQPDVHPHDCASILDSEGIAVRAGHQCAYPLMQHLGITGCTRVSLAPYNTEEDIDHLVQGLKKIHKILGRKS; this is encoded by the coding sequence ATGGGTTTTAATCCACAGGCTTTTCGTCAACAATTTCCGATCTTAGCGACCCAGAACCGCTTTGGGAAGCCACTTTTTTATCTAGACAATGCCGCAACAACTCAGGTTCCTGAAGTCGTGATTCAGGCGATTGACACACATTTTCGCAGACAAAATGCCAACATTCATCGCAGTGTTTATGATCTCGGAACACAATCGGAGCTCATGTACGAATCGACGCGCCAAGCAATTGCTTCCTATATCCATGCAGCTTCAGCCGGGGAAATTATTTTTAACTCTGGAGCGACAGAAGGTCTCAACTGGATTGCCTCACAGTTTACGTATCTCACTCCCGAAGATGAAATTCTCGTCACTATCCAAGATCATCACTCCAATATTCTTCCCTGGCAGCGGCTATCGGCGACGGTGCGTTTTATTGGGATGACGCCGGAGGGGGATTTCGACGAAGACGATTTTCAAAAAAAACTCTCACCGCAGACTAAAGTTGTCTCGATCGCGCAGTACCACAACGTTTTGGGAACGATCAATCCCGTTAAAAGGATTGCAAAAGCGGCGCATCAGGTCGGAGCGCTTTGTGTCGTCGACGGTGCTCAAGCTCTGCTACATGGCCCGATTGATGTCCAAGAAATGGATTGCGATTTTTGGGTTACATCGGCTCATAAAGCTTACGGTCCCACAGGCATCGGATTTTTATATGGCAAATCAGCGCTTTTAAATAATTGTCAACCAGTACGTTTTGGCGGCGGGATCGTCGAACGTATCTTTACAGGTCGACCGGCCATCTTTCGTTCCATTCCAGAGCGTTTCGAAGCGGGAACACCGAATATTATCGGCGTCGCTGGTCTTCGTGCCGCAATTCAGTTCTTAAATAACCTAGACTGGGACTCTTTGCAAAAGTATCTTCAGAAACTCCAAGACGAACTCCTCGAACGGTTACTCCCAGAGGTCTATATTTTATGCCCGCAAAACCGTCGTATCCCGATTGTCGCGTGGACGCAGCCCGATGTACATCCCCATGACTGTGCGAGTATTTTAGATAGTGAAGGCATCGCGGTTCGTGCCGGTCACCAGTGCGCCTACCCTCTTATGCAACACCTCGGTATCACCGGATGTACCCGTGTTTCATTGGCTCCTTATAACACAGAAGAGGATATCGATCACCTTGTCCAAGGATTGAAAAAAATACACAAAATTCTGGGGCGAAAATCGTAG
- a CDS encoding ParB/RepB/Spo0J family partition protein, translating into MVNGKRSRLGRGLENLIMHGVGSSLEPVSTKEEPIDASLVSVERQSMTIEEVVPVAEVREIALKHIIPNVKQARRTFNETAVKELAESISQEGLLQPILVRPSEGQFFTIVAGERRFRAMQSLGKETILARIIRATERDCAVISLIENLQRESLNPVEEALGFANLVEEYGFTQEQIAQRVGRARATVANVIRLLNLEPDMLHALEVGQIMPGHAKILLSVEDPIARRKLFEKIIDGNLNIRQTERQAALLKPNLTTVVASTPNELSTSLMKIEKQIAEQLAAEVSLQHGPKHGKIVIEYSGEQELLRIIQLMGIA; encoded by the coding sequence ATGGTCAACGGGAAGCGATCGCGATTAGGCCGTGGCCTTGAAAACCTCATCATGCACGGTGTGGGGAGCAGTCTAGAGCCGGTGTCGACAAAGGAGGAACCTATAGATGCTTCGTTAGTTTCTGTAGAGCGCCAAAGTATGACCATTGAGGAAGTTGTGCCCGTTGCGGAAGTTCGGGAGATCGCGCTAAAACACATTATACCGAATGTCAAACAGGCTCGGCGGACGTTCAATGAAACCGCGGTTAAGGAGCTTGCTGAGAGTATCAGCCAAGAGGGGCTTTTACAGCCGATTCTTGTGCGGCCTTCTGAAGGGCAGTTTTTTACAATTGTCGCCGGAGAACGTCGTTTTCGGGCAATGCAGTCGTTGGGAAAAGAGACCATTTTAGCGCGTATCATCCGAGCTACGGAGCGTGATTGTGCGGTGATTTCACTGATCGAAAATCTCCAACGTGAGTCCCTTAATCCGGTCGAAGAAGCGCTTGGGTTTGCGAACCTCGTCGAAGAATATGGTTTTACGCAAGAACAGATTGCGCAACGTGTGGGTCGGGCGCGCGCGACAGTGGCGAATGTCATTCGGTTACTCAACCTCGAACCGGATATGCTTCATGCTCTCGAAGTGGGACAGATCATGCCAGGGCACGCCAAGATTTTGTTAAGTGTCGAGGATCCCATTGCACGCCGTAAGCTCTTTGAAAAGATCATTGACGGAAATCTCAATATTCGTCAAACGGAACGCCAAGCAGCACTTTTAAAACCAAATCTTACAACGGTTGTTGCTTCAACGCCGAATGAACTTAGCACGTCGCTCATGAAGATTGAAAAACAGATCGCGGAGCAACTTGCAGCTGAGGTTTCGTTGCAACATGGACCCAAACACGGGAAAATCGTCATCGAGTACAGCGGTGAGCAAGAATTGTTAAGGATTATCCAACTCATGGGGATTGCTTAA